In the Blautia coccoides genome, GAGAGTCAGGAAAAGAAGGTAAATGCAAAGAGCATCATGGGTATGATGAGTTTGGGATTAGACGCTGGTGAGAGCGTGACTGTATCAGTTGAAGGCGAAGACGAAGTCGAAGCTATGAAAAGCATCGAGGAATATTTGAGCAACAAATAAATATTGAACATTTAAGGAAAAAGAGAGCAGATATGAAAAAGAGAGGCCGTCCTGGATGAAGGGCGGCCTTTTTTAACGGTACTCGGATTGCAGGAGATATAAAAAGATGGAGAGAGAAAAAAATACCGGTATTATGAGGGTAAGAATGTTGGGCGGTTTTTCTATTTCTTATGAGGGGGCAGCAGTGGTCTTTGACAGAAAAAGCCCGGCAAAGTTTGTACAACTGTTCCAGCTTCTCATGCTTCACTTAAAGGATGGGATAGACAAGGCTGAACTGATCGACGCACTTTACGGCAAAGATACTGTGGAAAACGGAAACAGCAGTCTGAACAATACAATTTTTAGACTGCGCAGACAACTGAAAAAGGCTGGTATGCCGGATGGCTCATACATAACGGTGCAAAAGGGAATCTGCAGATGGGATGAGAAGATAAAAGCAGTTGTGGATATTCATCAGATGGAGGCAGCCATTGAGGAAGCCCGCATGGAAAACGGTGAGAAGAAGGAAGAGCTTTTGAAAGAGGCCTGCAGCCTGTACAAAGGGGAGTTTCTTCCTCCGGGAGCAGCAGAGGCCTGGTCTGTAATAGCAGGTGTAAAGTACAGGGATCTGTACTTTGACTGTATGCGCGAGTTGTTTTCCATTCTGAAGGAGCGCAGGGAATATGAGGATATACTCCATATCAGCACCCGCGCCGCGTCCATATATCCCTATGAGGAATGGCAGCTCTGGCGGATCGACAGTCTGCTGGCTCTGAATCGTCACAAGGAGGCACTGAAAGTCTATGAGGAGACCGCATCCCTGTATTTTAACGAGTTTGGTTTGAAGCCTTCAGAGAAAATGCTTGAGCGCTTTCATTCTATGAGCAGCCAGATACAGGGTGTCCCCTCGGATATGTGGGAAATCCGCAGGGATCTGAGAGAGAAGACAAAAGGGAAAGGGGCTTATTTCTGCTCCCTGCCCAGTTTTATTGATACTTACAGGATCATCACGCGCATGACAGAGAGGACAGGAATGTCCGTGTTCCTGATGCTGTGCACACTGACCGACAGTTCAGGCATTCCCATCGAAAAAGAAGATAAGATAAGCAAGGCAGCGGAAAAGTTCCAGACCGCCATCAAGCTGTCCCTGCGCCGGGGGGACTTGTACACCAGGTACAGCTCCTGTCAGTTCCTCATCATGCTTCCGGGAATCACTCAGGAAAACTGCTTCTGTGTGGCGGAGCGTATCACTCGTCTGTTCAAGGAAGCAGGAGGGGGCAGCAACAGGATCCGCTGTTATATCAGTTCCCTGATAGATGTAAATGAGGAATTTGAAAACTTTGAGGATGGTTTTTCCTCCCCGGAGAGATGGATGCGGCCCAAAACATACAACTGAAAAACTTGTATCCTTTCTGTGAATACAACTTGTAAAGATAACCGTACAAGTTTTATGATGGAAGAAAGATAAAACCTAACAGGAGGGTGAGTTTAATGAAAACAGGCAGGAATTATAAGTTTTGGTTTGCAACAGGTTCCCAGGATCTTTACGGAGATGAGTGTCTCAAAAAAGTAGCGGAACATTCCAGAATCATTGTAGAAGAATTAAATAAATCAGGGGTACTCCCTTATGAAGTGGTACTGAAACCAACTCTGATTACAAATGAAGTGATCAGAAAGACCTTTAATGAGGCAAATCAGGATGAGGAATGTGCAGGTGTTATCACATGGATGCACACCTTCTCACCGGCAAAATCCTGGATCCTGGGACTGCAGGAGTACAGAAAGCCGCTGATGCATTTGCACACCCAGTTCAATCAGGAGATTCCGTACGATACCATTGACATGGACTTTATGAATGAAAATCAGTCTGCCCATGGTGACAGAGAGTATGGTCATATCGTATCCCGCATGGGTATTGAGCGCAAAGTGACAGTGGGCCACTGGAGCGACAGAAAAGTACAGGAAAAGATCGCGTCCTGGATGCGCACAGCAGTGGGAATTATGGAGAGCAGCCATATCCGTGTTATGAGAATTGCAGACAACATGAGAAATGTAGCTGTGACAGAGGGAGATAAGGTAGAGGCTCAGATCAAGTTCGGCTGGGAGATTGACGCATACCCTGTAAATGAGATCGCAGAGGCAGTGGGTTCTGTGTCAAAGGGTGATACAGACGCTCTTGTGGAAGAGTATTACGACAAATATGAGATTCTTCTGGAGGGAAGAGACCCGGAGGAATTCAAACGCCATGTGGCAGTACAGGCACAGATTGAGATCGGATTCGAGAGATTTTTAGAAGAGAAGAACTATCAGGCGATCGTGACTCATTTCGGAGATTTAGGTTCCCTGAAACAGTTGCCGGGACTGGCTATCCAGAGACTGATGGAAAAAGGATATGGATTCGGCGGCGAAGGTGACTGGAAGACAGCCGCCATGGTACGTCTGATGAAGATCATGACAGCAGGAATGAAAGGGGCAAAAGGTACTTCCTTTATGGAGGATTATACATATAATCTGGTACCGGGCAAGGAAGGAATACTGCAGGCTCATATGCTGGAAGTGTGCCCGACTATTTCTGACGGCCCCATCAGCATTAAGGTAAATCCCCTTAGCATGGGAGACAGAGAAGATCCGGCACGTCTTGTATTTACAGCGAAAACCGGTCCGGCCATTGCTGCTTCTCTGATCGATCTGGGGAACAGATTCCGCCTGATCATCAATGATGTGGACTGTAAGAAGACGGAAAAGCCTATGCCTAAACTGCCTGTAGCTACAGCATTCTGGACACCGCAGCCGGATCTGGCTACCGGTGCGGAAGCCTGGATACTGGCCGGAGGAGCACATCATACAGCCTTTTCTTATGATATCACGTCTGAGCAGATGGGTGACTGGGCTGCTGCTATGGGTATTGAGGCGGTTTACATTGATGAGGATACCAGAATCCGCAGCTTTAAGAGGGACTTACAGTTAGGAGAATTATTTTTCAGATAAGGATTGAAAAAGAGGATCGGTTTCCTGCATTTCTGTCTGCTGTTGTCACTGAGGAATCAGGACCGAAGCTTTTATGGGGAACCTGAGGGGATCAGGAGAAACATAAGAGAGCGGAAATTGATCTTATAAAAGAGATATGGCATTGCCGTATGAGTGGAGTTTCCTTGAGGGAAGCCTTCGTTCAGGCAGATGTCATATCTCTTTTTCGTTTCCGGATGGCCCGGTTATGTACGGGGACTGAGGCGCTTCACCGCAGAGATGACGATGCCGGTCAGGAGAAAAAGTCCGGCAGCCCCAAAATAGAGGATGGGGTAGTGATCCGAAAGGCTCCAGGATTGGGAAGAACCTGTAAAAGCATCTATCCTGTTATTGGTATAACGTTCTGCATAGTAAAACACAAGGATGAGGCAGCTCATAGTCAGGAAAACATTGGCATGTGTCAGGGTCCTGAAAAGGCCGGTAACGGCAAGGGCGGCCAGCCAGGCAAGACTTATGGGCACTCCCAGCTTTGCTGCCCAGTATATAGGCTGAGTCATATAGAGATTAGCAGTATACTCTATGATGTACAGGAAGGGTATCAGCAGAATACCGAGGACCAGGTAAGTGAGTAGAATACGGTGCTTTTGTCCGAATATCAGGGTGTACAGCATCAGGTATGCATAGAAGCAGGAGGCAGCCACCAGGATAGACCAACTGAACGTTTGTTCCAGGGCAAAGTTTACAATGAAACAGATTAAAACTGCAAGAATAAACGGGACTGCGAGTATCATACTCCATAGATTTCTTTTCTTAGTCATTAAGTTCCTCTCTTCCTGATGATTGGCGGCCGGGTTTTAAGATACGATCCAGTACGGAAAATATAATGGTTCTGGATACCTCTGTTTTTTCAGATGAGACCAACAGGTTCTGGAATGCCAGTCCGTCGATGGCGCCTGTGATAAACTTCGCCAGCTCCTCGGAGGGCAAATCACAACGGAATTCTTTGCTGCGGATGCCTTCCTCCAACAGGGCAGTGATAAGGCAGTTGTATCTCTCATAGCCGTTTTGGATAAGGTTTTTTACCACATGATTCTCCGAATAGTATTCCAGGAAAAACTTAATGGGAAATAAACACATGAGGGCAGCCTGTATGGTGTCATCCTCTCCGAGAACGATCCTGCGCAGCTTTTCATAGGAACTCAGATCACTGCTGCTGATTTTTTCTATATAGCCGATATAAGTATTGTAAATGCTTTGGGCGGCCTGGGCCATCAAAGCATTTTTATTCGGAAAATACCAGTAGATAGCGGCCTTTGTCAATCCCAGTTTTTCCGCCACATCAGTCAGACTGAATTCTGCCATGGAACTTTTTACCATGATCTCTATTGCGGCCTGTATAATACACTGCCTCATCTTTTCATAATTTTCCGGTATTTTTTTTCTTGCCATAGAAACTGCCCTTCTATAATTAATTAACTCATCGTTAAATTAATTATCCCATAAAAGCTGCCGGGAGTCAACCACATTAAAATATCTTTTATATTTCTCTGTCAAGGTGGGCCGCATGATTACTAAGCGGCATTGTCACATGGTCTTCCATCCTGTGGAGTTCTCTGTGAAGGCGCAGTGCCATGAATACAGTTACCACAGCGGAGATGACATCAGCGGCCGGCTGGGCATAGAGGATGCCATTGATACCGGTAAAGAGAGGGAGGATCAGGATAATAGGCACAAAGCAGATACCCTGTCTGCAGGAACCCAGGATAAATCCCTCTTTTCCTTTTCCGAGTGCCAGAAACAAGGAGGAATATACCGTGTAGAATCCGAACAGCAGAAAGGAAATGCCATTGGCTCTCAGCGCCTGGCCGCCGATTTGGATCATTTCCAAATCCCCCTTAGTAAACAGGGCGATAAGAGCTGTGGAAAACAAAGCGGTAATTCCCCCATAGATGATACAAAAAACAGTGGACCAAAGAATAGAAAGACGTATTGCCTGGTGGAGGCGTCCATATTTTTTTGCGCCATAGCTGTATCCGGCAATTGGCTGAAACCCTTTGATAAAGCCAAAAACCATGAGACTGCCCACGGAGATGATTCTTGTAACAGGACCCATCCCTGCAATGACAGAGTCCCCATATTCCTTTGCCTGAAAATTGATAAGGGAGATAGAAAGACTGGTCAGAAGCTGGAAAACCATAGTGGGAATACCGATTTTTAATATTTCAGAAATGATTTCCCGGGAAAAACAGCATTCTTTGACGCGGAAACTGAAGATACTCTTTTTTCTTAAAATATAACTCAAATACACCACAGAGGAGAGCATCTGGGAAACAGCCGTGGCGGCCGCGGCACCGGCCACGCCAAGATCCAGGACATAGATAAAGATAGGATCCAGAAGGATATTCAGCACAGCCCCGGCAAGCAGTGTGAGCATAGTTGTTTTTGCGGCACCTTCACTTGTCACGATATTATTCATAGTCACATTAAACACATTAAAAAGCGAAAACACCACATAAATACGGGCATATTCTTCTGCATACGGCAGTATACTCTCCGTAGCCCCCAGAAGTTCCAGTACAGGACGCAGAAAGACAACGGTACACACAATGACTACTGCACCTACAGCTATACTGCTGTACAGAGCCGTACTTACCGCCTGATCAGCCGTATTTTTGTCCCCTTTTCCCAACAGACGTGAAATATAAGAAGCAGCTCCATTTCCAAACAACAGTCCAAGTCCCACAACGATCTGACCGATGGGAAATGCCACAGAGATCGCCCCCATCTGACTCGTCCCCAGTCCGCCCACAAAATAAGCATCCACCAGATTATACAATGCATTGATCATCATTCCGATCATAGTGGGAAGCCCCATTGCCAAAAGTGCCCTCCATACAGGCGCACTGCCCAGCAGTTCCATTTTTTTGTTCTCCTTACTCATAGTCAGAGACTCCTTTCTTTTTTGCTTGACAATAGTTATAAAATATACTAGTATAAATTATAGTATTTGAGCCTTGGGATACATACTACTATAATTTATAGTAACTGTCAAGAAAAATAAAAAGGAAGGTGACAACATGGCAACCATAGATTTAATTGTACTGGGAATTGTAAAAAAAGAACCATTGAGCGCATACGACATCCAAAAGCTGGTAGAGTACAGGAACATATCCCGATGGGTAAAGATCAGCACGCCCTCCATATACAAAAAGGTGATCCAGCTTGAGAAAAAGGGCTTCATCAAAAGCACCATGATAAAAGAGGGGAATATGGCAGAAAAAGCCGTCTATTCCCTTACAGAAAAAGGCGAGCAGGAGTTCCAAACCCTGATGTTTGGAATATCCACCCAGCCCATCAACATCTTTCTGGATTTTAATGCCGTAATGGTAAACCTGGACAGCCTCCCGCCCCAGGCTCAAAAGACCTGCCTTGAAAACATCGAGAGCAGCATAAAAACCCTGAAAGCCAACCTGGAACAAAACATAACAACCAAAACCCCCAACCCCCAAATCCCCGAAACCGCCAAAGCCGTCCTAACCCAACAATATCTCCTCGCCCAATCCATAGAAACCTGGCTCACCTCAGTAAAAACCAATCTGATCACAGATTAAAACATCCGCAATACCAGAGCCAACCTACAAATAAAGACAAGCCGCCGCCGACAAAAATTCAATACGCAGAATAATGTAATCCAATACTACCCCCATTTATTTATAGATCAACTTTTGTTCGTCATAGTATTTGAAATTCACGATATCCACTGTAGCGTTAGAATACCTAATAATATGATGTGAAATGATCAAAAGAAAAAACAAGATTAAAAAGACATAAATCAAGAGATAACAAAACAAAAAACCAAACAAAAAATCCAGCCCTCCAAAAAGACACCAGTCATCCAGAAAGGCCAATAGCCAAAACCAGGAGACGAGCAGCGGAACGCTTCGTCTGTCCTATCCCCCTGTCCGCCCCGCTTCCCCCTGCTCGTCTCCGTCCGTCTCCGTCCACTTGTCTATCTTTTCAATCAAAATTCCTGCCGAAACCAATAAGTATAAAACCCCTCAAACCCCAACCCCTCATAAAGCCTCCGTGCCCCCACATTCCCTTCAACCACCTGAAGATACCCCTCCGTAGCCCCTTCATCAATAGCCGAATTCAAAATAGACCTGCAGATAGATTCCCCCAAATGCTGCCTCCGATACTCTTCAGCCACATGTATGGCGTAAATCCCCACATAATCCCTGTCCAATATCCCCAGTCCTGTCCCTATAATACGCCCCCCATCATAAATAGACGCAAATATAGTATCCTTAGGAATAGCCCTGTACATAGACGGCACTATCTTCCTATGGATCTCATTCACAGTCCCTTTCAGGGAAAAAAGCCCGTTCAGCCAGTCCGGAGATATTTCCCTGCTGAGAAACACCGGTCTGGGCGGCTTCTGTATCTTATACTTTTCCAGATCCAGAGTCATAACCTCTGTGGTATGGGCGGTATGATATCCGCGTTCCATGAGCTTCTGGTCAAAAGAACTGTCCATCAGCGGATTGATTTTAAAAATAGTGGGAGTCCCCCATTTGGCATAGACCTCCTCACAGTACGCGATCTTATCCCGGAGCGGGATAGAAGACGGCCCAATCTGTTCCACGCAGTTTGTCCTGTGGGTATAAAAATAAGAAAACCTGAGGATCCATCCATCATAAATCTGCATCTGATGTGAGGGCCATGCATTCAGGGAAAGGTCCTCAATAATTTTAATCTTACTGTTCATCTGCGTCTCCGCCTTATCTTAAAAGTTATCACAACTGTTCAGTAACCTTACAGTTACAAGTTATTTTTTATTATATATAGAATACACCCCAAAAGTCAAATATCTCTACCTTGGCACAGAAGAAAACATACTGTAAAATGGAGAAGTATCTTATCATGGGAAAATATGTATTTTTATAGAGAGAATATAAATCCCCAATGTACATACACAAAACATACTGCAATGGAAAGGAGGAGAACTGAACTATTTTGAAGAAAAGACTAAAAAAACTGGGAATCGGCAGGCGGATGCTTGTGCTTTTATTAGGAGTTTCCCTTGTGCCCATCATATTTGTTCTG is a window encoding:
- a CDS encoding HPr family phosphocarrier protein — its product is MISKPITIGISNGLEARPIALLVQVASQYASNIYLESQEKKVNAKSIMGMMSLGLDAGESVTVSVEGEDEVEAMKSIEEYLSNK
- the araA gene encoding L-arabinose isomerase; translated protein: MKTGRNYKFWFATGSQDLYGDECLKKVAEHSRIIVEELNKSGVLPYEVVLKPTLITNEVIRKTFNEANQDEECAGVITWMHTFSPAKSWILGLQEYRKPLMHLHTQFNQEIPYDTIDMDFMNENQSAHGDREYGHIVSRMGIERKVTVGHWSDRKVQEKIASWMRTAVGIMESSHIRVMRIADNMRNVAVTEGDKVEAQIKFGWEIDAYPVNEIAEAVGSVSKGDTDALVEEYYDKYEILLEGRDPEEFKRHVAVQAQIEIGFERFLEEKNYQAIVTHFGDLGSLKQLPGLAIQRLMEKGYGFGGEGDWKTAAMVRLMKIMTAGMKGAKGTSFMEDYTYNLVPGKEGILQAHMLEVCPTISDGPISIKVNPLSMGDREDPARLVFTAKTGPAIAASLIDLGNRFRLIINDVDCKKTEKPMPKLPVATAFWTPQPDLATGAEAWILAGGAHHTAFSYDITSEQMGDWAAAMGIEAVYIDEDTRIRSFKRDLQLGELFFR
- a CDS encoding GNAT family N-acetyltransferase is translated as MNSKIKIIEDLSLNAWPSHQMQIYDGWILRFSYFYTHRTNCVEQIGPSSIPLRDKIAYCEEVYAKWGTPTIFKINPLMDSSFDQKLMERGYHTAHTTEVMTLDLEKYKIQKPPRPVFLSREISPDWLNGLFSLKGTVNEIHRKIVPSMYRAIPKDTIFASIYDGGRIIGTGLGILDRDYVGIYAIHVAEEYRRQHLGESICRSILNSAIDEGATEGYLQVVEGNVGARRLYEGLGFEGFYTYWFRQEF
- a CDS encoding TetR/AcrR family transcriptional regulator, which encodes MARKKIPENYEKMRQCIIQAAIEIMVKSSMAEFSLTDVAEKLGLTKAAIYWYFPNKNALMAQAAQSIYNTYIGYIEKISSSDLSSYEKLRRIVLGEDDTIQAALMCLFPIKFFLEYYSENHVVKNLIQNGYERYNCLITALLEEGIRSKEFRCDLPSEELAKFITGAIDGLAFQNLLVSSEKTEVSRTIIFSVLDRILKPGRQSSGREELND
- a CDS encoding DUF6320 domain-containing protein, whose amino-acid sequence is MTKKRNLWSMILAVPFILAVLICFIVNFALEQTFSWSILVAASCFYAYLMLYTLIFGQKHRILLTYLVLGILLIPFLYIIEYTANLYMTQPIYWAAKLGVPISLAWLAALAVTGLFRTLTHANVFLTMSCLILVFYYAERYTNNRIDAFTGSSQSWSLSDHYPILYFGAAGLFLLTGIVISAVKRLSPRT
- a CDS encoding AfsR/SARP family transcriptional regulator yields the protein MEREKNTGIMRVRMLGGFSISYEGAAVVFDRKSPAKFVQLFQLLMLHLKDGIDKAELIDALYGKDTVENGNSSLNNTIFRLRRQLKKAGMPDGSYITVQKGICRWDEKIKAVVDIHQMEAAIEEARMENGEKKEELLKEACSLYKGEFLPPGAAEAWSVIAGVKYRDLYFDCMRELFSILKERREYEDILHISTRAASIYPYEEWQLWRIDSLLALNRHKEALKVYEETASLYFNEFGLKPSEKMLERFHSMSSQIQGVPSDMWEIRRDLREKTKGKGAYFCSLPSFIDTYRIITRMTERTGMSVFLMLCTLTDSSGIPIEKEDKISKAAEKFQTAIKLSLRRGDLYTRYSSCQFLIMLPGITQENCFCVAERITRLFKEAGGGSNRIRCYISSLIDVNEEFENFEDGFSSPERWMRPKTYN
- a CDS encoding MATE family efflux transporter, with protein sequence MSKENKKMELLGSAPVWRALLAMGLPTMIGMMINALYNLVDAYFVGGLGTSQMGAISVAFPIGQIVVGLGLLFGNGAASYISRLLGKGDKNTADQAVSTALYSSIAVGAVVIVCTVVFLRPVLELLGATESILPYAEEYARIYVVFSLFNVFNVTMNNIVTSEGAAKTTMLTLLAGAVLNILLDPIFIYVLDLGVAGAAAATAVSQMLSSVVYLSYILRKKSIFSFRVKECCFSREIISEILKIGIPTMVFQLLTSLSISLINFQAKEYGDSVIAGMGPVTRIISVGSLMVFGFIKGFQPIAGYSYGAKKYGRLHQAIRLSILWSTVFCIIYGGITALFSTALIALFTKGDLEMIQIGGQALRANGISFLLFGFYTVYSSLFLALGKGKEGFILGSCRQGICFVPIILILPLFTGINGILYAQPAADVISAVVTVFMALRLHRELHRMEDHVTMPLSNHAAHLDREI
- a CDS encoding PadR family transcriptional regulator yields the protein MATIDLIVLGIVKKEPLSAYDIQKLVEYRNISRWVKISTPSIYKKVIQLEKKGFIKSTMIKEGNMAEKAVYSLTEKGEQEFQTLMFGISTQPINIFLDFNAVMVNLDSLPPQAQKTCLENIESSIKTLKANLEQNITTKTPNPQIPETAKAVLTQQYLLAQSIETWLTSVKTNLITD